GACTGGCAAGGACCCCGTGGAGACCCATCTGACCCAGCTGCCTGGTCCATGTTTTAAGGACCCCCTCTTTGACACAACAAAGTTCAGCATTCTCCAGGTCAGCATATCAACAGCTACCGGAACATAACTCTGTGCCCTCCCCACAGCACACAGTCTGCATCACCAGTGGAAGACATCTCTACCACAGGACTGATTTCCCGCCTGTGGAACCGCCTTACTTTATACCAGCGGCCTATGTTTTTCTAACctgtttttaaataacatttacttGGGGTCAGCATTACAAACCATagcaatattatttattcagagaTAAATAATCTGTTTAGTCATCATTATTTCCACCAGAGCCCTTAAGTGGCTCCCATTAGTAACATTACCATAtgcagttatatttatatatatataaattattgaaaaattgTTATCTGTAACCATTTTgttcttatatattttattatgtggtTCTCATGATAGCTGTAGAAGACATGTTAAAACCGATAATGCTTATAAAGACAAGGTCACTAAAGCACTATGTGTCCACTCACtctcatgtatgtatttatgattCATTTTAGTATTTATAGCACCATTAGTTGCTATACTTTATGTCAAACTAACATTGAATCGTGTATAAGTTTGTATTAGTGCAGTGTGAGTGTACTGTTCTATTCCAGTGATGTGCTGCAACTCAACCTTGAAGGGAAAACTGACTGAACTTGAAATTTGACTCCTAGACTTCATTAAGAATATTGGCCTCTCTATGGGGACTAACTGTAATTTCTCTACAAAGAATGCTCTCTGTGCTTATGAATATTTAACTTGTGGGTGTGTTTAAAACAGTAACATCAACCCTCCTGTGTAATGATGAGACCGGTTTCCTATAATATAAATGAATCCAcaaaactggattattaagataCATGACTAATAAGCTTGAGAATCCTTCTAGAACTACAAAATGTTGCtatgatgaagctgttttattTTTGAGACCTGTGGTATTCcgtatatatttttgaaatgcttAATAGGGGAATGACAGATGCAGACAAACAAGCAATCGAGTACTGCTTTTCAAACAACAATTTGTCGTGCATCAAGGAAATCAAACCTCAAGTGGAGTGCATTGTTTTATACACTTTTATTTCTTTAGCCTCTGTTCTTACGGTGTTTCTGAACCTGCTGGTGATTatctccatctctcacttcaAGCAACTGCACACTCCAACCAACCTACTCATTCTCTCTCTGGCTGTGGCTGACCTACTTGTTGGACTGATTGTTATACCACTGATGGGAATCAGATATATTGAGACATGTTGGTACTTTGGAGAGACATTTTGTTCCTTGTTTCCATTTATCCTTTATACACTTGTTTCAGCATCTCTTGGTAATTTAGTTTTCATATCTATAGATCGTTACATTGCTGTGAAAGATCCTCTGCAATATTCAACAAGGGTCACAACCAACAAAGCTGttttttgtatcattttaaaCTGGCTATGTTCAAGCATATATTCAATTATCGTATTATACGATGCTATCTTTAGAAACGAAAACCCTATTACATGTTACGGGGACTGTATTGTTACTGTTAAGTTTGAGTATGTTCTCACAGACCTCATTGTTTCATTAGTGGCCCCTTGTTCAGTAATCATATCTTTATATGGGCAGATCTTCTGTGTAGCAAAATATCAAGCTCGGCTTATAAACTCTGTCACAAATGCCAGCAAGTCAGAAAAAAAGGCAGCAAAAACACTGGGGATTGTTATAGCAGTTTATCTTCTGTGTTGGATACCATATTACATTGTCTCTCTTTTTCCAGGatatgattcaaatgaatcagcTGTAATTAACATTATGTGTTGGATTATGTATATGAATTCTTGCATGAATCCCCTTATCTATGCATTATTTTATCGATGGTTTAGAACATCAGCTAAATACATTCTGTCTCTGAAAATATTTGAACCATCTTCAGAATATTTAAGTCTGTTCCCAGAGGTAAATGATCAGTAATCCGTAAtgttaaaactgattttaatatgtattttgctGGCCAGACTGTAGTTATTCACTCTATGTAGTGCAATATTTATGGACAAAACCTCCTGCTGTTTGATGGCACTTTTAAAGACAACCCACTGTAAATCTACAGCAGATACAACTGTGTGTCAGGAAATAAATAACTAGGAGATAAATAACTTTAATACAAACTATTACTCCATGTGTCTCCTGTTCCCCTAATTATATGCTTTCCTCTAAATCCCAAAACAGTCAGTGTGATTCCATTATATTCCTGAGAcctaatacaaatataaaaatataaacaacaaaaaatacaaaataaaaattagttttatttatatatatatatatatatatatatatatatatatatatatatatatatatatatatatatatatatatatatatatataatgtcacatTTACTTTAGTTTTCTGTTTGAAACTTACAAAGTAGTCTATTGATTCTATATATAAGCATCAAAATGTAGAAGATTGCTTCACTACAAATAATCCGATTAATGCTGCTTCGATCAACAGTTATGGGGATACTATGGCAGTCTGTGGTTCTGTAATCATGACATATAAATGTTTGTACAACGAGAAGTACAAGATTTGTAATCTGCCATCTCCTTCACTAGTGACTATCCTGAGCAGCAAAAGAtaggaaaatgaaaaagaatattTCACACTTTTAAGACAGAAGAACAAAAAAGGCCCAGGCGAAAGATACACTATAATATTACTGTTTGCTTACAATGATGTTGTTTGCAATTATTTCCAAAATGCATGGCTAATAAAAAATGCCAGTCATTGGATAGGAAAATCTGTTTGCTTCCAAATGGCATAATTATGACATCTACCAGTAGGAGCTAACAGGGCTACCCTCACGCAAAGGAAATATATGTATAATGATGCACATTTATTTACCCATGCTGTATATGCAcacatattgaaataaatatttcttatgtataataaaacatttatagtataattttttaattaaaaaaaaaatctagtttataATAGCATAAGCACACAGACTCACACTAAAGCACTTTGCAAACAGACTATCACTATGTTGAAATGTGCACAAGCATTACTTCTAAATAATCTAACAGTCTTATTATTGTTTGGCCAatcctaaccacaggctctactaaTGGTTAACCCACAAGCTTACACATAcctgaaaatcattttaaattcaaaaagaATACAACATTAAACACTGCCCATATAATATTATTGagataaaacacataaaataacacttaattaaaaaaaaaatgtttactctCCTTTAACAGTCTaaagcaaagcatgctgggaactagaaatctGCTGTAACTCAttcagtgaatgtgtgtgtatatggctgcatccgaaaactgaaaaatgctgccttcggaggatgcattccaaggtaggaaggcatcaaggcacgtccaaattcctgtctcctgagatgccttcatctggccgattTTTGATGGCAGCACAGATGTATCCTTTCGCtccctttgatatcccacaatcctgtgcattccattctgtgacagttatgccaaaaaaaataaagatggcatcttAAAGTTGCAGTCGGTGGTAAGTTTGTGTGTAAATCATACATGCCAACCCTCCCGATTTTTCCGGGAGACTCCCGAATTTCAAAGCCCCTCCCGAAAATCTCCCGGGCCGACCTTTCTCCCAAATTTCTCccgttccctttcataggtcacttcgatgctgcggtgacgtcaccacgtatgggaacaccttcggtgtgacgaatgtctgaagccctataccatcccgccaatcctattggccaaatggtgcatggcaccaccctacgcatgcgcacgcatgctatacctgggtgcagcgcgccatttcgctcagatttcattccttcaggaatagcgaatcatctgtgccctatcatctcgcgttctccagcgatttcttcgagcagtgtttaactcctctttcgcggacgcgatgagtcaacgaaaggtaagagccgtataatgggtttatcacagggaggcactcatgagagattcgtttgcagcctctctacatgttctctctgtgatagcctacggctatggtaaaataaagaaaagtatccacgctctggagtctatttcttcagtcgcctcgcgtctaacccccaccgttcgcttctgcggtcgccgaggccccgcacgaggtgttggttaggggcgatatgtgcagcttgactatgaatacagtgatgcactggagtttttccacttgctcgctcttccctactcgagcgcgttaatcagagcagttttgcttttatactatgttgtctaaccgcagcttcgaactcagagtaggctctggccggcataagcggttctctccctccgagcggacaggagaaacgcgcttccccttccttagtgtgctattatgtggctatccgcgcggtggataaactacccttctcacggacctccaccaagaggtttcgaggtcctggaagcagcctttatcagcgcatatcacgaacggcgcgggtttttgccacaattaagtgacatggcggactgctattatatagcgatgccgtttgactacctctctagccgaacggatcgcgccaAAATCCGCTGCGACCTAGTCTCGTCGaagacgtatcgagtcgtgtctatttcggcaaattttattctcttattacggttctttacgagaagcctctcgttcttaacccccacactctaacattgactgtctcgcagcacaagcacttcgagcgtcattaaactgagctgttatttgagagCTCCTCAGACAttgcacaattcagtcttcagagtttgaggaacggcatagagactggcgaatatggccagtttatgacggctcacacagctgccgcgttctcgctagcggcgtggccctatgtttatcttgttggattaaatcctgccgtggacacgcttcaggattatacacaacgaaacgcagcgagtttgacgcatgcatttTCCTTCAATGTTTGctggggtctgtgccctccactaaagagtgctgttggactgctaatgcacatccaaccctctcactgcagtccccacgctctaacatttaCTGTCTCGCtgcaaaggcacctcgagcatcattggattgagctatcatttgagcgccccctcagacactctgcactatccagccttcagagtctgagggacgccacaagaggctggcaaatatggccagtttatgacagctcacacagctgccgcgttctcgctagcggcttggcctaatgttatcttgttggattaaatcctgccgtggacacgcttcaggatgatacacaacgaaacgcagcgagtttgacgcatgcgctttccttctatgtttgccagggtctgtgccctccactagagagtgctgttggactgctaatgcacatccaaccctctcactgcagtccccatgctctaacattgactgtctcgcagcaaagccacctcgagcatcattggattgagctatcatttgagcgcccccccagacactctgcacaatccagccttcagagtttgagggacggcacaaaaggctggcaaagatggccagtttatgactgctcatacagcTGCCACGTTCTCGCAATAGCGAtgtggcccgatttttatcttggtgaattaaatcctgccgtggatacgcttcaggattatacacaacgaaacgcagcgagtttacgcatgcgctttccttcatgttcgccagggactgtgccctccactatagagtgctgttggaccgctaatgcgcatccaacactctcactgccgtccctacgctctaacattgactgtctcgcagcaaacagcgcttcgagcagcattggatcgggctgtaacgccaggcgtaaataaataaataaataataatccctcagacactctgcgcaatccagctttcagatttcgaggggcgattcaagggtcttacacagacgacccgtttatgacggctcgcacagccgccgttttagttagcggcagagcctgatgttcaattcgttggtctaattcctgccgtggacacgtttcaggattatacacaacgggacgcaatagctcttatgcatgcacttcccctgtgcacgaatgccgcaggcttttccgtgcacggacattTATGTGTATGACAacgttgcagaaagcggaaatttgagaATGCTAGTTTTGTTTTGGGTCgcgtggaacgcttgcccggcatttctcaatgggtgttacgcacaattgtcacggatacacctattcgtttttttttagaggcccgcctcttttccgctgaattctttccacggtggtaaactgatggtaatagcagtgttgtgacaggagatgtcaactctgctgagcaaaggggctgtAGAAgacgtacacccctctcagatggaggcaGGGTCTTACAGCtgttgtttgtaagaaaaaaaaaaaaaaaaagagacggcGGATTGTGACCCCGTacttctcaaaatgcatggatgtagctctggccccgttgcggctccagggcgtccgtctgtgaaccacttagacgattggcagcggcattccccataatttgtctggggttacttcacatgcgcccttttcagtggaaaaatgggcggaaagacgaaatatttcaccccgttgtcttccgcatcggacgatttcggtgacacggagttgtgtgatgtcgttaaaactatggatgccaaccgaatttctcctaccggggttcggctggggatttgagctttcccagagaccgtcacgacggatgcgtctttgaccggttggggacctgtttgtcaagggctaccagcccatggagtgtggacagctgcacaacgcagttggtatataaactggttggaattactggcagttttctggctctccagtaattcgcgaatctgctgatcggccgtcttgtgctgctcagatcagacaacacagcgtttgtctcatacctgaatcactaggaaggattacgctctcgccccctgtgcgggctggcgagacatgttcttctttggtctcagaacaaatttctgtcgatccgagttgctcatgtccccggacgtttgaacttcggagcggatatgctatccagacaggctctggaacagggagaatggagattacacccccagacggtgaatcttttatggcggatattcggcaaagcaaaagtggatttattcgcgtcgaacatgactacgcattgcccgctatggttctccctatgccccccatcgcccctgggcgtggatgcattagctcacagctggcccaggaccagtctgtatgcttttcctccgattcgtttgatcccagcggtattatgcagaatacggcgggacagagtggaacagctgctgctggtggctccgcgatggcacacgcagtcgtggtttgcggatctgatcagtctgctagcgggctctccgtgggagatttgcctcagacaggatttattatcacaagcacaggggctgatttggcacccgaggccagatctgtggaaactgtgggcgtggccactgagcggagtgcattagtatgtcccggtctttctgttgaaaccactgagactatattgaattctagagcagcttctacgagacgcttatatgctttcaagtggatactgtttacagcctggtgtggcaatcgtaatgtggatccagtttactgcccagtggcttcagtgctggagttcctccaggatcgtttttcggatggcgtaacaccagccactttaaaggtttacgtggcagccatttcagctaaccacgaatacataggcggtgcctctgtggggcgtcatccactagtttctcgtttcatacagggtgcacgacggctgaggcctttccgccctgtgcgagttccttcatgggatttatccattgtgttgctaggtttatcagggcatccgtttgagcccttggagactgtatcggataaattcctgacactgaagacacttcttctcatggctttatcctccctcaagagagttggggatttacaggctctttctgtttcaccctcatgcatggaatttgcaccgggctctgtgaaagtgctgctgcggcccaggcctaactatgttcctaaggtcgcatctaacccctttcgctttcagcatgtggtcctggaagctttttcacctgctgaggctgggtcaggagatctaagtctttgccctgtgagagcttaaagacttatgtggatcgtacagccccttggcgtgaatctgaccagctgtttgtccgttttggacataaaagtaagggccatgcggttacaaagcagcgcatgtcccattggctggtggaggcaatttctttggcctatgaggcgcgcggactcgcttcgcccttggaagttaaagctcattccactcgagctgtggcttcttctcaagcttttctcagtttatcttctatggatgatatctgtgctgcggcaggatggtcctcaccgagcacttttatcaagtcctacagtctagatgtgaggatggctcctggctcccaagttctctccgcttgagcagatgcttcctcggatctcagttatcaggtacgtcaggcgttttggtatatcgttcccatacgtggtgacgtcaccgcagcatcgaagtgacctatgaaagggaacatctcggttacgtatgtaaccatggttccctgaatagggaacgagatgctgcggttctggccgttccgtaccttgataatgttcttcatcttcagtcatgaaatctgagcgaaatggcgcgctgcacccaggtatatcatgcgtgcgcatgcgtagggtggtgccatgcgccatttggccaataggattggcgggatggtatagggcttcagacattcgtcacaccgaaggtgttcccattcgtggtgacgtcaccgcagcatctcgtt
Above is a window of Carassius auratus strain Wakin chromosome 35, ASM336829v1, whole genome shotgun sequence DNA encoding:
- the LOC113053921 gene encoding trace amine-associated receptor 9-like; translated protein: MLNRGMTDADKQAIEYCFSNNNLSCIKEIKPQVECIVLYTFISLASVLTVFLNLLVIISISHFKQLHTPTNLLILSLAVADLLVGLIVIPLMGIRYIETCWYFGETFCSLFPFILYTLVSASLGNLVFISIDRYIAVKDPLQYSTRVTTNKAVFCIILNWLCSSIYSIIVLYDAIFRNENPITCYGDCIVTVKFEYVLTDLIVSLVAPCSVIISLYGQIFCVAKYQARLINSVTNASKSEKKAAKTLGIVIAVYLLCWIPYYIVSLFPGYDSNESAVINIMCWIMYMNSCMNPLIYALFYRWFRTSAKYILSLKIFEPSSEYLSLFPEVNDQ